The sequence TGCAGCGGGCGATGAGCGCGTAGAAGGCCCCCAGCGGGCAGAGCGAGCGGCACCAGACCCGCGGCGCAGCAACGCCTTCCACCAAGAGGATCGCCGCCGGGAGCAAAAGCGGAACGAGGGAAGCGAAGGCGATGGCGCGCCCCATGATGCCGATGGGGGACAGCACCTCGAAAAGGGGGACCCCGGTCGCCGCCACAATCACCAGCACGGCCGCCAGGACGTAGCGTCCGGTGGCAAGCGGCAGGAGCCGTCCCCCCCGCCTCATCCTGCGCGAGAACTTTTCCCCCAACTCGGTGAGAAAGCCGACCGGACAGACCCACCCGCAGAAACTGCGCCCCCCAAGGATGAAGTACCCGGAAGTCACCAGGAGCGCCCCGAAGAGGAAGGAGGGGATAAGGACGCCGGAGCCGATCACCGCCTGCAGGCAGGCGAGCGGGTCCGAAAGGCGCACCCCGCCAAGTTCCGCTGAGGCGAGGTTGCCGCTGAAAAAGGTGAACCCCGCCACCGGAGAGGCGAGCA is a genomic window of Geomonas ferrireducens containing:
- a CDS encoding 4Fe-4S binding protein codes for the protein MTSRWWLPRRAVQTGTILLLASPVAGFTFFSGNLASAELGGVRLSDPLACLQAVIGSGVLIPSFLFGALLVTSGYFILGGRSFCGWVCPVGFLTELGEKFSRRMRRGGRLLPLATGRYVLAAVLVIVAATGVPLFEVLSPIGIMGRAIAFASLVPLLLPAAILLVEGVAAPRVWCRSLCPLGAFYALIARCSPLKVGFRRERCTGCGDCVAVCPVPEVLEPLWDQGACRVRAGECTRCLACLDSCPERALSVGFRFKKEPHSVTDVGRPIEKSAP